In Cystobacter fuscus DSM 2262, one DNA window encodes the following:
- a CDS encoding metallophosphoesterase family protein produces MHFKFVHAADLHLDTPFRGVPVDSGLLGAFQQATFRAFSRIVDLCLRERVTFLLLAGDLFDMKDRSVRARLALRRELERLHVAGIQTFIVHGNHDPLSGDTGALGLPESVKVFGAGWEEVEVRREGRLVCRVQGISYPDAEVRENLSARFGRTAPDFTVGLLHANLGGVEGHANYAPCTLEDLAARGLDYWALGHVHTRAEYPLPGGAVAVYPGNPQGRHVNETGERGCVLVEVEDGRMRRRFVPVDTVRWHRLEVPLTGLASLDALVTALLERVDTDCSAELEGHAVRLTLTDRGPLHRELARPDALGQLEAEVREQLARRHPPVLLESLRDASRPALDLEAVRLAGGFSGTLLAEAEALTADSEALAALWSEEEELRALSQRLRRLGVDALEPLRPEWVEEAGARVVEELHEEEAG; encoded by the coding sequence ATGCACTTCAAGTTCGTCCACGCCGCCGATCTGCATCTGGATACTCCCTTTCGGGGCGTGCCCGTCGACTCGGGCCTCCTGGGCGCGTTCCAGCAGGCCACCTTCCGGGCCTTCTCCCGCATCGTGGACCTGTGCCTGCGCGAGCGCGTGACCTTCCTGTTACTCGCCGGGGACCTGTTCGACATGAAGGATCGCTCGGTGCGCGCCCGGCTGGCGCTCCGACGCGAGCTGGAGCGGCTGCACGTGGCGGGCATCCAGACCTTCATCGTCCATGGCAACCATGATCCCCTGAGTGGAGACACGGGCGCCCTCGGCCTGCCGGAATCGGTGAAGGTGTTCGGCGCCGGATGGGAGGAGGTCGAGGTCCGCCGCGAGGGGCGGCTCGTGTGCCGGGTGCAGGGCATCTCCTATCCGGACGCGGAGGTGCGCGAGAACCTCTCGGCGCGCTTTGGCCGCACGGCACCGGACTTCACGGTGGGCCTGCTGCACGCGAACCTGGGCGGCGTGGAGGGCCATGCCAACTACGCGCCCTGCACGCTGGAGGACCTGGCCGCGCGGGGGCTCGATTATTGGGCGCTGGGCCATGTGCACACCCGCGCCGAGTACCCGCTCCCCGGTGGCGCGGTGGCCGTCTACCCGGGCAATCCGCAGGGCCGGCACGTGAACGAGACGGGCGAGCGCGGCTGTGTCCTGGTGGAGGTCGAGGACGGACGCATGCGCCGCCGGTTCGTCCCGGTGGACACCGTGCGCTGGCACCGGCTGGAGGTTCCCCTCACGGGGCTCGCCTCGCTCGACGCGCTCGTGACCGCCCTGCTGGAACGGGTGGACACGGACTGCTCGGCGGAGCTGGAGGGCCACGCGGTGCGGCTCACGCTCACGGACCGGGGGCCGCTTCATCGCGAGCTGGCCCGGCCCGACGCGCTCGGTCAGTTGGAGGCGGAAGTGCGCGAGCAGCTCGCCCGGCGTCACCCGCCCGTGTTGCTCGAGTCCCTGCGCGACGCGAGCCGGCCCGCGCTGGACCTGGAGGCGGTGCGGCTCGCGGGAGGCTTCTCCGGCACCCTGCTCGCCGAGGCCGAGGCGCTGACGGCCGACTCCGAGGCCCTGGCCGCGCTGTGGTCGGAGGAGGAAGAGCTGCGCGCGCTCTCCCAACGCCTGCGGCGCCTGGGCGTGGATGCGCTGGAGCCTCTCCGGCCGGAGTGGGTGGAGGAGGCGGGGGCGCGGGTGGTGGAGGAGCTTCACGAGGAGGAGGCGGGATGA
- a CDS encoding ATP-binding protein: MTGGLRVELLRVQGFGHFSDYELELRPGLNLLYGPNEAGKSTLLAFLQGMLFGFDKKGRAEPRYEPEVGARAGELCVSAATGPLVVKRIKKTVKVLDARGHELSASRLDEALAHVSRELFCEVFAFGLDELSSFERLSQEDGVSRALFAAGLRGARRLPEVEKHLEKRAGDLFKKTGKNPELNQVLQQLEEVRQRLGELKDRPARYFQERERLLSLGREREETQRLLETCTRELRRLSRLEEALGDLSTLARLDEEWAWLPDLSSFPSEGVPRLEALLQRGKELRAEHSRIEELLGSVEEERGPLSSAMLAREREEALRSAWGAFTARAELLRALPGRRSALDARRQDVERAVEGLGLEVDLSGLLALELGAAARGTLESLAERLSKAEGERREAEVALVRARGERERIVSALARLQAERARLPDVSAAEIRQRQVALGRMKLLRMEREQVAAQRTELQQRLQSLRAVSEPEPGPAPSPLGTWLGAGLAVMLVLGVGVSSGAAAGALATLGALLLAVPLVLGHQGAVRTHHRMAEAHAARQRQHAQELARVQSALDSLMGRRVAVERELALAASEAGVAADDPVAGLALVEATLADALRQAERVEYLGREREGRQAEADAAGREVQAAELAGRRAEMQVRTLRGELSLVLDARGFPSNLSAQRALELWRDAAEQRRRLVELNVEERALAADESGCEVVVARLYEEARVVGLAEGGTVEALASRVASALEEQKAREARLRELRARAEDLSGERARLLRLWEAEARAVEALLAQGGADSEESFRQRARRAERFEELTGQRRELRSRVEAATGLTAEVARAAIEAQGGEERLRERVGQLRIQEPAHARRLEQLHTDYGAARSQLERWEGDEELARLRTQEERLRARAAELATRYAKDRLALALLVRARRRFEQEQQPRVIQLASEHFTALTEGRYRRVFVPAGGSRELRVTGARRDWSPEELSRGTREQLYLAFRLAVIQDFGETRGALPLMVDDILVNFDPRRARGTLELLARLSTHHQVIAFTCHPWLRELFEDQGARVVELPASGEATPARWDSPGGVAPLARRVVNR; this comes from the coding sequence ATGACGGGGGGACTGCGGGTCGAGCTGTTGCGTGTCCAGGGCTTTGGTCACTTCTCGGACTACGAGCTGGAACTGCGGCCGGGTCTCAATCTGCTGTACGGGCCCAACGAGGCGGGCAAGAGCACGCTGCTCGCGTTCCTCCAGGGCATGTTGTTCGGCTTCGACAAGAAGGGCCGCGCGGAGCCCCGGTACGAGCCCGAGGTGGGGGCGCGGGCGGGTGAGTTGTGCGTGAGCGCGGCCACGGGCCCCTTGGTGGTGAAGCGCATCAAGAAGACGGTGAAGGTGTTGGATGCGCGGGGGCACGAGCTGAGCGCCTCGCGGCTCGACGAGGCCCTGGCGCACGTCTCCCGGGAGCTGTTCTGCGAGGTCTTCGCCTTCGGCCTGGATGAGCTGTCCAGCTTCGAGCGCCTGTCCCAGGAGGATGGGGTCTCCCGGGCGCTGTTCGCCGCGGGGCTCCGGGGCGCGCGCCGGCTGCCCGAGGTGGAGAAGCACCTGGAGAAGCGGGCCGGAGATCTCTTCAAGAAGACGGGCAAGAACCCCGAGCTCAACCAGGTGCTCCAGCAACTGGAGGAGGTCCGTCAACGGCTCGGCGAGCTGAAGGATCGGCCGGCGCGCTACTTCCAGGAGCGAGAGCGGCTGCTGTCGCTGGGCCGGGAGCGCGAGGAGACGCAGCGGCTGCTGGAGACCTGCACGCGCGAGCTGCGGCGGCTGTCCCGGTTGGAGGAGGCGCTGGGCGACCTGAGCACCCTGGCGCGGCTCGACGAGGAATGGGCGTGGCTGCCCGACCTGTCCTCCTTCCCGAGCGAGGGGGTGCCCCGGCTGGAGGCGTTGCTGCAACGTGGCAAGGAGTTGCGGGCGGAGCACTCCCGGATCGAGGAGTTGCTCGGGTCGGTGGAAGAGGAGCGCGGCCCGTTGTCCTCCGCCATGTTGGCGCGCGAGCGGGAAGAGGCCCTGCGCTCGGCGTGGGGGGCCTTCACCGCGAGGGCCGAGCTGCTGCGGGCGCTCCCCGGACGGCGCTCGGCGCTCGATGCCCGGCGCCAGGACGTGGAGCGAGCGGTGGAAGGGCTGGGCCTGGAGGTGGACCTGAGCGGGCTGTTGGCCCTGGAGCTGGGCGCGGCGGCGCGCGGCACCCTGGAGTCCCTCGCCGAGCGGTTGTCCAAGGCGGAGGGCGAGCGGCGCGAGGCGGAAGTGGCGCTCGTCCGGGCCCGGGGAGAGCGTGAGCGCATCGTGTCCGCGCTGGCGCGGCTCCAGGCGGAGCGGGCGCGGCTTCCGGACGTCTCCGCGGCGGAGATCCGCCAGCGGCAGGTGGCGCTGGGGCGGATGAAGCTGCTGCGGATGGAGCGCGAGCAGGTGGCGGCGCAGCGCACCGAGTTGCAGCAGCGGCTGCAGTCGCTGCGCGCCGTGTCCGAGCCCGAGCCCGGACCGGCTCCCTCGCCCCTGGGGACGTGGCTCGGCGCGGGGCTGGCGGTGATGCTCGTCCTCGGGGTGGGCGTCTCCTCGGGCGCGGCGGCGGGGGCCCTGGCCACCCTGGGCGCGCTGTTGCTCGCCGTGCCGCTGGTGCTCGGGCACCAGGGGGCCGTGAGGACTCACCACCGCATGGCCGAGGCCCACGCCGCGCGCCAGCGTCAGCACGCGCAGGAGCTGGCGCGGGTGCAGTCGGCGCTGGACTCCCTCATGGGGCGGCGCGTGGCGGTGGAGCGGGAGCTGGCGCTGGCCGCGAGCGAGGCGGGAGTGGCCGCGGATGATCCGGTGGCCGGGCTCGCCTTGGTGGAGGCGACGCTGGCGGATGCGCTGCGGCAGGCCGAGCGGGTGGAGTACCTCGGACGCGAGCGCGAGGGGCGTCAGGCGGAGGCGGATGCGGCGGGGCGTGAGGTGCAGGCGGCGGAGCTGGCGGGACGGCGGGCCGAGATGCAGGTGCGCACGCTCCGGGGAGAGCTGTCGCTCGTGCTCGATGCGCGGGGGTTTCCCTCGAACCTCTCCGCGCAGCGGGCGCTGGAGCTGTGGCGTGACGCGGCCGAGCAGCGGCGGCGGTTGGTGGAGCTGAACGTGGAGGAGCGGGCCCTGGCCGCGGACGAGTCGGGCTGCGAGGTGGTGGTGGCCCGGTTGTACGAGGAGGCCCGGGTGGTGGGGCTCGCGGAGGGCGGCACGGTCGAGGCGCTGGCCTCACGGGTGGCCTCGGCCCTGGAGGAGCAGAAGGCGCGGGAGGCGCGGCTGCGGGAGCTGCGCGCGCGCGCGGAGGACCTGTCCGGGGAGCGTGCCCGGCTCTTGCGTCTGTGGGAGGCCGAGGCGCGGGCCGTGGAGGCGCTGCTGGCCCAGGGCGGCGCGGACTCGGAGGAGTCCTTCCGTCAGCGGGCGCGGCGGGCGGAGCGCTTCGAGGAACTCACGGGGCAGCGGCGCGAGCTGCGCTCGCGGGTCGAGGCCGCCACGGGCCTGACGGCGGAGGTGGCGCGCGCGGCCATCGAAGCGCAGGGGGGCGAGGAGCGGCTGCGCGAGCGGGTGGGGCAGTTGCGCATCCAGGAGCCGGCCCACGCCAGGCGCCTCGAGCAGTTGCACACGGACTATGGCGCCGCCCGGAGCCAGCTCGAGCGCTGGGAGGGGGACGAGGAGCTGGCGCGACTGCGCACCCAGGAGGAGCGCCTGCGGGCACGGGCCGCGGAGCTGGCCACGCGCTATGCGAAGGACCGGCTGGCGCTGGCCCTGTTGGTGCGAGCGCGGCGGCGCTTCGAGCAGGAGCAGCAACCGCGCGTCATCCAGCTCGCCTCGGAGCACTTCACGGCGCTGACGGAGGGCCGCTACCGGCGCGTGTTCGTTCCGGCGGGGGGCTCGCGGGAGCTGCGGGTCACCGGAGCGCGGCGGGACTGGAGCCCCGAGGAGCTGTCGCGGGGCACGCGCGAGCAGCTCTACCTGGCGTTCCGGCTGGCGGTCATCCAGGACTTCGGCGAGACGCGTGGCGCGCTGCCGCTCATGGTGGACGACATCCTGGTCAACTTCGATCCCCGGCGCGCGCGGGGCACGCTGGAGCTCCTCGCGCGGTTGTCCACGCACCACCAGGTCATCGCCTTTACCTGCCACCCCTGGCTGCGCGAGCTCTTCGAGGACCAGGGCGCGCGGGTGGTGGAGCTCCCCGCGAGCGGCGAGGCCACCCCTGCCCGGTGGGACTCCCCGGGTGGAGTGGCTCCGCTGGCGCGCCGCGTGGTGAACCGCTGA
- a CDS encoding CBM35 domain-containing protein, giving the protein MGTAKKNMWREWGGRILVASCLSAGVGCGAPAALSVEEGLASEQQAAGSTYEAESAVLSGGAVIATDHPGYSGTGFVGGFTDGNKGNAAAQFTVSASTTGSYDATLRYANGTGSAQTLSLYVDGVKVKQISLGATANWDSWGTRTDTLSLGAGTHTLRYKFDTTDSGNVNLDSLDLSAQATPPPAGSGPLYEAESAALSGGAVIATDHPGYSGTGFVGGFTDANKGNAAAQFTVKVSTTANYEVALRYANGTGVAQTLSLYVDGTKVKQLSLDATANWDSWGTKAETLSLGAGTHTLRYKFDTTDSGNVNLDSITVGDPIVPPPEPPTPPAGSGFVYEAEEQFFSGGVARESTWLRNFSAPGARVIFTVNMDAAAASSVGLRYLNGSGTNKTLNVYVNGLFALTTTLANTGTTWSGKTETLNLRRGLNTITYQYDTGNTGGVSIDALTVVNGKALAARGATLPYQELEAEAGTTNATVLNPNRTPGTVEAESSGRRAVKLTQTGHYVQWSAPQAANSLVVRYGMPDAAAGGGINATLSLYVNGTKLQTLNLTSRHAWVYGGYPYGNSPSTPSKPGEWDPGPHRFYDESRFLLPSSIPAGATVKLQKDSGDTAAYYTIDLIDLEQVEAPQTMPANFVSITSFGAIADDTGDDTQAILNAISNAKSTGKAGVWIPSGAFNINGRVALDNIHLRGAGPWYTRLQATNVGEHFIGTGGNVKVVDLSYVGNVVERNDGADRAAFEENFGTGSLIQNVWIEHAKAGYWIRPGTDGLYIVNGRVRNSFADGINLHAGVKNTMVSHVHARNTGDDAFAMWSDGAINENCTFRYDTAQLPNLANTFAIYNGRDNKLLDSVGADTHYASSGVLITDWFADLPFLGTTEVKRVTFNRTGGEQTVNFSMNAGAVWIHGVRREISGHILVEDVEINDSTFSGLKISWGKGASTNPPVNNYAISPVTLKNVAIKGAGTYGLETFNVPGTATCTNVTVTGAASGGLLNHDNRYTFNKVSGNTGW; this is encoded by the coding sequence ATGGGTACAGCGAAGAAGAACATGTGGCGGGAATGGGGCGGCCGGATTCTCGTGGCGTCGTGCTTGAGCGCTGGCGTGGGATGCGGAGCCCCAGCGGCGCTGTCCGTCGAGGAAGGACTGGCCTCGGAGCAGCAGGCCGCCGGGTCCACCTATGAAGCGGAGTCGGCGGTGTTGTCGGGCGGTGCGGTCATCGCGACCGACCACCCCGGCTATTCGGGCACCGGCTTCGTGGGGGGCTTCACGGATGGGAACAAGGGCAATGCCGCCGCCCAATTCACAGTCAGTGCGTCCACCACGGGCAGCTATGACGCGACGCTGCGCTATGCCAATGGAACGGGCAGTGCGCAGACGTTGAGCCTCTACGTCGATGGCGTGAAGGTGAAGCAGATCTCCCTGGGCGCGACGGCCAACTGGGACAGCTGGGGCACGAGGACCGACACGCTCAGCCTGGGCGCGGGCACCCACACCCTGCGCTACAAGTTCGACACGACCGACTCCGGCAACGTCAACCTGGACAGCCTCGACCTCAGTGCACAAGCCACTCCTCCGCCCGCGGGTTCGGGCCCCCTGTATGAGGCAGAATCCGCGGCGCTGTCGGGCGGTGCGGTCATCGCGACCGACCACCCCGGCTATTCGGGCACGGGTTTCGTGGGAGGCTTCACGGACGCGAACAAGGGCAATGCCGCCGCTCAGTTCACCGTCAAGGTGTCCACCACGGCCAACTACGAGGTGGCGTTGCGCTACGCCAATGGGACGGGCGTCGCGCAGACCCTGAGCCTCTATGTCGATGGCACCAAGGTGAAGCAGCTCTCCCTGGACGCGACGGCCAACTGGGACAGCTGGGGCACGAAGGCGGAGACGCTCAGCCTGGGCGCGGGCACCCACACCTTGCGCTACAAGTTCGACACGACCGACTCCGGCAACGTCAACCTGGACAGCATCACCGTGGGCGATCCCATCGTCCCGCCTCCTGAACCGCCCACCCCGCCCGCGGGCTCGGGCTTCGTCTATGAGGCGGAGGAGCAGTTCTTCTCCGGAGGCGTCGCACGGGAGTCCACCTGGCTGCGGAACTTCTCCGCCCCCGGCGCGAGGGTCATCTTCACGGTCAACATGGACGCGGCGGCGGCCTCGAGCGTGGGTTTGCGTTATCTCAACGGCTCGGGGACGAACAAGACCCTGAATGTCTATGTCAATGGTCTGTTCGCCTTGACCACGACCCTGGCGAATACCGGCACCACCTGGTCGGGAAAGACGGAGACCCTGAACCTGCGTCGGGGGCTCAATACCATCACCTATCAGTACGACACGGGGAACACCGGAGGGGTCAGCATCGACGCCCTCACCGTCGTGAACGGCAAGGCCCTGGCCGCCCGGGGCGCCACGCTGCCCTACCAGGAACTGGAGGCCGAGGCGGGCACGACCAACGCCACGGTGCTCAACCCCAACCGCACTCCTGGCACCGTGGAGGCCGAGTCCTCGGGCCGCCGCGCCGTCAAGCTCACGCAGACGGGCCACTACGTGCAGTGGAGCGCACCTCAGGCGGCCAACTCGCTCGTCGTCCGCTACGGCATGCCGGACGCGGCGGCCGGAGGGGGCATCAACGCGACGCTGAGCCTGTACGTCAACGGAACGAAGCTCCAGACCCTGAACCTGACCTCCCGGCATGCCTGGGTCTACGGTGGGTATCCCTACGGCAACAGTCCGAGCACGCCGTCCAAGCCGGGCGAGTGGGATCCAGGTCCGCATCGCTTCTATGACGAGAGCCGGTTCCTGCTGCCGTCGTCCATTCCGGCGGGGGCCACCGTCAAGCTGCAGAAGGACAGCGGAGACACCGCGGCCTATTACACCATCGACCTGATCGACCTCGAGCAGGTGGAGGCTCCCCAGACCATGCCCGCGAACTTCGTGAGCATCACGTCATTCGGAGCCATCGCGGACGACACCGGAGACGACACCCAGGCGATCCTCAACGCCATCTCCAACGCGAAGTCCACCGGCAAGGCGGGGGTCTGGATTCCCTCGGGCGCCTTCAACATCAACGGCCGGGTGGCACTGGACAACATCCACCTGCGCGGCGCGGGCCCCTGGTACACGCGCCTCCAGGCCACCAATGTCGGCGAGCACTTCATCGGCACGGGCGGCAACGTCAAGGTGGTCGACCTGTCGTATGTCGGCAACGTCGTCGAGCGCAACGATGGCGCCGACCGGGCGGCGTTCGAGGAGAACTTCGGCACGGGCTCGCTCATCCAGAACGTCTGGATCGAGCACGCGAAGGCCGGCTACTGGATCCGACCCGGCACGGATGGTCTGTACATCGTCAATGGCCGGGTACGGAACAGCTTCGCCGATGGCATCAACCTCCACGCGGGCGTCAAGAACACCATGGTCAGCCACGTCCACGCCCGCAACACGGGTGATGACGCCTTCGCCATGTGGTCCGACGGCGCCATCAACGAGAACTGCACGTTCCGCTACGACACCGCGCAGCTGCCCAATCTCGCCAACACCTTCGCCATCTACAATGGCCGGGACAACAAGCTCCTGGACAGCGTGGGCGCGGACACGCACTACGCCTCCTCGGGCGTGCTCATCACCGACTGGTTCGCGGACCTGCCCTTCCTGGGCACCACGGAGGTCAAGCGCGTGACCTTCAACCGGACCGGTGGCGAGCAGACGGTGAACTTCAGCATGAACGCCGGGGCCGTGTGGATCCACGGGGTGAGAAGGGAAATCTCGGGGCACATCCTCGTCGAGGACGTGGAGATCAACGACAGCACCTTCTCGGGCCTGAAGATCAGCTGGGGAAAGGGCGCGAGCACGAATCCCCCCGTGAACAACTACGCCATCTCCCCCGTGACCCTGAAGAACGTCGCCATCAAGGGCGCGGGCACCTATGGGTTGGAGACCTTCAACGTGCCTGGGACGGCCACCTGCACCAACGTCACCGTGACGGGCGCGGCCTCGGGGGGTCTCCTGAACCACGACAACCGGTACACCTTCAACAAGGTCTCGGGGAACACCGGCTGGTGA